The Apodemus sylvaticus chromosome 22, mApoSyl1.1, whole genome shotgun sequence genome includes a region encoding these proteins:
- the Bri3bp gene encoding BRI3-binding protein, translating to MGARASQESRTRVQPGLRVLLPVLLLALLMLALVTPGAQGARGRGAADKNSHRRASSSFSQSVGSVFGEDNVRSAQKLLSRLTERFVQGVDMFLETLWKVWMELLEVLGLDVSNLSQYFSPASVSNSPTRALVLVGVVLLAYWFLSLTLGFTFSLLHLVFGRFFWLVRVILFSMSCVYILHKYEGEPEHAVLPLCVVVAIYFMTGPMGYWRGSPGGLCSPSVEEKLEHLENQVRLLNIRLNRVLESLDRSKDK from the exons ATGGGCGCGCGCGCGTCCCAGGAGTCCCGGACCCGGGTCCAGCCCGGGCTGCGGGTGCTGCTGCCGGTTCTACTTCTGGCGCTGCTGATGCTGGCGCTGGTGACACCTGGAGCGCAGGGGGCTCGGGGCCGCGGGGCTGCGGACAAGAACAGCCACCGGCGCGCGTCGAGCAGCTTCTCGCAGAGTGTGGGCAGCGTCTTCGGAGAGGACAACGTGCGCTCGGCTCAGAAG TTACTGTCCAGGCTGACTGAGCGGTTCGTGCAGGGAGTGGACATGTTCTTAGAAACGTTATGGAAAGTGTGGATGGAGCTCTTAGAAGTCCTTGGGCTTGACG TGTCCAACCTGTCCCAGTACTTCAGCCCAGCCTCTGTGTCCAACAGTCCCACCCGGGCCCTGGTGCTGGTTGGTGTGGTTCTCCTGGCCTACTGGTTCTTGTCTCTGACCCTGGGCTTCACCTTCAGCCTCCTACACCTGGTGTTTGGCCGCTTCTTCTGGCTCGTGCGCGTCATCCTGTTCTCCATGTCCTGCGTGTACATCCTACATAAGTACGAGGGCGAGCCCGAGCACGCCGTGCTGCCGCTCTGCGTTGTGGTGGCCATCTACTTCATGACGGGGCCCATGGGCTACTGGCGGGGCAGTCCCGGCGGCCTCTGCAGCCCTAGTGTGGAGGAGAAGCTTGAACACCTGGAGAACCAGGTAAGACTGCTCAACATCCGCCTCAACAGGGTGCTGGAGAGCCTGGACCGCTCCAAGGACAAGTGA